A window from Salvia miltiorrhiza cultivar Shanhuang (shh) chromosome 2, IMPLAD_Smil_shh, whole genome shotgun sequence encodes these proteins:
- the LOC131011267 gene encoding uncharacterized protein LOC131011267, which produces MATAEVQSAPAPVPETLPKEEVIATAEQETAVATKVLAAAIAEAAPQEAAEEVAPVEKPVAPETEPPAPEAEPEEVPAEEPAAETATPEDSAEEAKEEVPEKPAAEEEETSEKPEAEVEGEAEAAAPAEEAAAEAAPADEVKQPAEEVAVVKSEE; this is translated from the exons ATGGCTACAGCTGAG GTTCAATCAGCACCAGCGCCAGTCCCGGAGACTCTACCGAAGGAGGAAGTGATCGCCACGGCGGAGCAAGAGACGGCGGTGGCGACGAAGGTTCTGGCAGCGGCGATTGCCGAAGCAGCACCGCAGGAAGCAGCTGAAGAAGTTGCTCCAGTAGAGAAACCAGTTGCGCCGGAGACCGAGCCGCCGGCTCCAGAAGCCGAGCCTGAGGAAGTTCCGGCGGAAGAGCCAGCCGCTGAGACCGCGACACCGGAGGATTCAGCCGAGGAAGCGAAAGAAGAAGTTCCAGAGAAGCCCGCGGCCGAGGAGGAAGAAACCTCCGAGAAGCCCGAGGCTGAGGTGGAGGGGGAGGCGGAGGCTGCAGCTCCGGCGGAGGAAGCCGCCGCCGAGGCTGCGCCGGCTGATGAGGTGAAGCAACCGGCTGAGGAAGTTGCAGTTGTGAAAAGTGAGGAGTGA